GCTCGGGCGATGCCCATGGGCCCGAGCGCATCTTCGACGTGGACGTGGCCTTCACCGACGAGGGCATCGTGCGCTCTATGAAGATGCGGGCGCTGGACAATGCGGGCGCCTACGCGGGCCGCGCGCCGTTCCAATTGGGCAAGCCCATCGGCGCCATTGTCGGGCCCTACAAGATCGAGAGTGTCGCCTATCGCGCCCAGTCGGTCACCACCAACAAGGCGGTGCAGGAGGCGGTGCGGGGCTTTGGCCAGTCGCCCACCAATTATGCCATCGAGACCGCCATCACCAAGGTGGCGCGGGCGCTCGGCCTCGACCCGGTGGAGGTGCGCCGCCGCAACTTCATCCGCAAGGAGGAGTTCCCCTATCTCATCCCCTCCGGCACCCATTATGACAGCGGCGACTACCACACGGTGGTCGATAAAGTGCTGGCCCATGTGGACTATGAGGGCCTGAAAGCCGAGCGCGACCGGCTGCGCGGCGAGGGCCTGCTGGCGGGCATCGGCATCGCCGCCTGCCTGGAGCCCTCGGGCGGCAATTCCTCCTTCGAGCCGCTGCTGAACGAGAAGAACACCACCAGCACCTGGATGGAATCCGCCCGCATCAATGTGGACGGGGTGGGCTTTGTCACCGTCACCATCCACACCACCTCGTCGGGGCAGGGGCATGAGACGCTCGCCGCCACCGTGGTGGCGGAGGTGCTCCAGATCGATCCCGACCGCATCCGCGTGGTGCGGCCCGACACGCTGGCGAGCCTGCCCTCCAATTCGCCGGTGGGCAGCCGCATGGCCATCATGATGGGCGGCGCCTGCTTCCATGCGGCGCAAAAGCTCAAGGACAAGCTGGTCCGGATCGGCGCCTTCCGCCTCGGGCTCGCCCCGGAGGCGGCGACCTATGACACCGGCGCGGTGATCGACCCGGCGAGCGGCCGGCGGCTGGAATGGGCGGACCTCGTCAATCTCGGCCACCGCCAGTTCCACCTCCTGCCCCCCGACACGGAGCCGGGGCTGGAAGCCAGCCATGTGATGCAGGTGCCCACCGGCACCAAGCTGCCGCAGGACGGCCGGGTGCAGATGTATCCCTGCCATTCCTTTGAATTCCATGTGGTTCTGGTGGCCATCGACCCGGACCTCGGCAAGCCGGAGATCCGCCGCTACGTGATCGGCCATGACTGCGGCACGGTCATCAATCCCCACATCGTCAAGGGCATGACCCTGGGCGGCATCGCCCATGGTCTCGGCGCGACGCTGCTGGAGGAGTTTGTCTATGACGACGAGGGCCAGATGCTGACCCAGTCCTTCATGGACTATCTCCTGCCCTCGTCCCACGAAATGCCGCAGGTGGAGATCGTCCACCACGTCACGCCCTCGCCCTTCACGGTGTTCGGCCAGAAGGGCTCCGGCGAGAGCGGCTATCTCGGCGCCCCCGCCGCCATTTCTGGCGCGGTGAACGATGCCGTGGCCGATCTCGGCCTGTTCTTCGACACCTTGCCCATCCGCATCTCCGCCATCAGCGACGCCGTCGCTGCGGCCCGCATCCCCGCACAAGAAGAGCACAGCGCATGATCATCGACGCCCATGCCCATCTCGTCCCCCCGACTTTGGTGGACGCCATCAAGGCGCAAGCCGATCGGTTTCCCTCCGTGCGGATCACCCCGGAAGGCGGCTTCGCCTTTGCCGGCGGCAAGCCCACGCGGCCGGTCTCCAAGGGCCTCAGCGACATTGAGGGCCGGCTGAAATGGATGGACGACAACCGCATCGACCTGCAGGTGGTGGGCGGCTGGCTCGACATCTTCGGCAATGATCTGCCGGTGGAGGAGGGCATCGCCTGGGCGCGGCTCTATAACGAACATCTGCTGGACGCCGCCAAGGCCAATCCCCGCTTCGTGCCCTTGTGCCTGGTGCCGCTCCAGGACGGCGCCCGCGCCGCCGAGGTGCTGCGCGAGGCCCATGCCCAGGGCTTCAAGGGCACCATGATCGGCACCCAGCCCAAGGGCAAGGGCGGCGTCCTCGACGATGCTTCGCTGACGCCCTTCTGGGAGGCGGCGCACGAATTGGAGATGGGGGTCGCCATCCATCCCGTGTTCGAGAGCGGCGACGACCGGGTGCACGATTATGGCATGGCGAACGCGGTCGGGCGCATCACCGACATGCTCATCACCTTCTCCCGCCTCATCTATGCGGGCCATGTGACGCGCTACAACAAGGCCAAGATCATCGCCGGAATCGGCGGCGCGGCGCTGCCTTATGTGATCGGCCGCCTGCGCCGCAATTACAGCCTCGACAAGAGCCTGGGCGATCCCGACGCCGCGCTCGCCACGCTCTATTACGACACCATCGTCCAGGACACCCGCACGCTGCGCTACCTCGCCGACATCGTCGGCGCGGACCGCATCATGATGGGTTCGGACATGCCGTTCCCCATCGGCGACCTGGAGCCGAAGAAGATCGTGGCGGAGACGTCCTTCTCCGAGGGCGAGCGCGCCTCCATCAATGGCGGGCTCGCCCAGCGCCTGCTCGGCCTGTGAGGGGGAGGGCGCCATGAAGCTCGACATTTCGGGAAGCGAGCCCATCCACACGGACGTGGAGAGCCTTTGGACGGCCCTCAATGATCCCGCCGTGCTCACCCGCTGCATCCCGGGCTGCAAGGCCATGACCGAGACGGCGCCCGACGCCTACAAGGTGGACATGCAATTGCGGGTGGCCGCCGTGGGCGGGTCCTTCGAGGGCGAGATCGCGCTCGCCGACAAGGAACCGCCCCGCACCTGCCGCATCACCGTCTCGGGCGCGGGCTCGCTCGGCCATGGCCATGGGGAAGCGCGCTTCGAGATCGTGCCGCAGGGGGACGGCACCTGCCTGCTCACCTTCCAGGGCAATGGCGAGGTGGGCGGGCTCGTGGCCGGCGTCGGCCAGCGCATTCTCGGCAGCGTCTCCAAGCATCTCATCGGCCGCTTCTTCGTCGCCCTGCGCAAGGAGTTCGAGACCGGCCAGGCGCTGGGGGCGGCGGAATGAACGCCGCCGCCAAGGCCGACATCCGCGCCATCGCAGTCGAGCCGGGCGTGCGCCTCGCGGTGCGGGTGGAGGGGAGCGAAGGCAAGCCGGCCCTCGTCTTTTCCAACTCGCTCGCCGCCGATATGAGCACCTGGGACAAGGTGGCCGCCCGCCTTGCCCCCCATGCCCGCATCGTGCGCTACGACACGCGCGGCCATGGCCGCTCCGATGTGCCGGAGGGCCCCTGCGACATCGCCCGGCTGGGGCAGGACGTGATCGCCCTCCTCGACGCCCTGCGGATCGAGAAGGCGGTGCTGTGCGGCCTGTCGCTCGGCGGGCTGACGGGGATGTGGCTGGGCGTCCATGCGCCTGACCGCATTTCGGGCCTCGTGCTCGCCAACACCGCCGCCAGCTTTCCGCCCGCCAGCATGTGGCAGGACCGGGCCAAGGCGGCGCGGGCGAGCGGGTCGGTGGCGGACCTGGTGGAACCCACCTTGTCGCGCTGGTTCACGCCTTCCTTCCGCGCTGCCCATCCCCATGAGGTGGCGCAGGTGGGGGCGGTGATCGGTGCCACCCCCGCGGCCGGCTATGCCGCCGCCTGCGAGGTGCTCGCCGCCACCGACCTGTCCGGCGACCTCTCGCGCATCGCCCTCCCCACCTGCGTGGTGGTGGGCGCGCATGATCCCTCCACGCCGCCGGCGCGCGGCGCGGAACTCCAGGCCGGCATTCCCGGCGCGCGGCTGGTGTCGCTCGACGCCGCGCATCTGAGCTGCGTGGAGGCGGCGGACGCCTTCGCCGACACCCTGATCGCGTTCCTGTCCCGCCTCGCCGCCTGAAACCAACAACAAGATCCGGAGGAAGCCCATGAACACGCTCACCGCTTTCGGCCTCGGCGCCGTTTTGGCCTTGACGTCGGTTGCCCCCTCCAGCGCCCAGGGGCTTGAGAAGCTCTCCATCGTGGTGTTCGGCGCGCCCTCCCTCGGCGCCTTCCTGCCGCCCGTCATCAAGGCCCATAAGCTCGACGAGAAGAACGGCCTCGCCATCACCTTCGACGAGCGCACCCCCGACGCCTACACGGCCCAGTTCAATTCCGGCGAATACAAGCTCGGCGGCAGCGCCGCGCTGCTGACCGTCGGCCTTGCGGACCTGCGCGGGGTGAAGGTGACCTACCTCTTCAACCTGTTCGACTTCTGGGGCGCCGTGGTCACCAGCCGCGCCGACGTGAAGACCCTGAAGGACCTGGAGGGCAAGGATCTGGCCGCCGCCAAGGGCACCACCAATTACGTGATGTTCGACTGGCTCGCCCGCCAGCAAGGCGTGGACACGTCCAAGATCGCGGTGGTCAACACGGCCACCCCCGGCCTCGTGGGCTATGCGCTCGCCGACCGCGCGGCGGCGGTGCAAGTGTGGGAGCCGGCCTATACTTCGCTGCTCGCCAAGAAGCCGACCATCCGCACCCTCGACTTGAAGATCAAGGAGAGCTGGAAGGCCTTCTCCGGCCGGACGGACATTCCTTATCTCGGCGTCGCCGCGCACACCGACTGGGCGGAGAAGAACAAGCCGCTCATCCCCAAGCTCTATGCGGCCTACAAGGAGGCGGCGCAGTGGATCGCCGCCCATCCGGACGAGGCCGCCAAGCTGATCTCGCCCAAGGGCACGGCGGACGACCAGAAGGCCATTTCCGATCTCATCAAGGCCAATGACCGCCTCGGCCTCAACGTGCGCTGGGCGGGCGACAGCAAGACCGAGATCAACGCCGTCTACGAGGCGGGCAAGAGCATCGGCTTCCTGCCGGGCAGCCCGTCCCCCGCCACCATCTATGAGGGAGCAAAGCCGTGACCGACGGAACCCTTGCGGGCACGACGCGCCCCTCGCCCGGCCTTGCCTTTCTCGGCCGGGTGGTGCGCACCGCCGCCCCCTTCGTGCTGATGGGCGTGCTCTGGCAGATCGCGTCCTATTTCTTCCCGCCCTATCTCTTCCCTTCGCTGGTGGCGGTGTTCTGGCGGTGCCTGGACATCCTCGTCCACTGGTCGCAGCTGGTGGATGTGCTGGCCACCGTCTCCCGCATTCTGGCGGGGCTTGCCGGCGCCTTCGTGATCGGCGCGGCGCTGGCGCTGATGATGGCGCGCTCCAAGGCGGTGGACGGCTTCCTCTCGCCCATCCTCACCTTCTTCCAGGGCATCCCGGCGCTGTCCTGGGTGGTGTTCGCCATCATCTGGTTCCACGGGGTGGAGTTCCGCATCTTCTTCATCATGGTGCTCACCACCTTGCCGGCCTTCACCTTCCAGGTGCTGGGCGCGCTGCGGGCCATGTCCAAGGACCTGGTGGAGATGGTGATGAGCTTTCGCCCCTCGCGGGTGAAGATCTTCAAGGTGATGATCCTGCCGGCCATCCTCCCGGAGATCCTCACCGCCTGGAAAGTCAATCTCGGCAACGCCTCGCGCGTGGTGGTGGTGGCGGAACTGGTAGGTGCCACCGGCGGCGTCGGCTACCAGCTGCTCCAGCAGCAGCAGATTTTCGACATGGCCGGCGCGCTCGCCTGGACGCTCCAGCTCGTCTTCTTCGTCCTCATCGTGCAGCACATCCTCACCCTCATCGAGACGGTGGCCTTTCGCTACCGCGCCATCTCGGAGCGCTCGCTATGAACGCCATGGACACCCGCCTCGCGCCCGGTGCCGAGATCCGCTTCGACAACGTCTCCAAGATTTTCGGCCGCTATGGGGGCAATGATCTCTTCAAGGCGGTGGATGATCTCAACCTCGACATCCGATCGGGAGAATTGGTGGCCATCCTCGGCAAGACCGGGTGCGGCAAGTCCACCATGTTCAACATGATCGCCGGCCTGCTGGAGCCGAGTGCCGGCAAGGTGGAGGTGTCCGGCCACAATCCCTTCACCGAGTTCGACTGGTTCCGCGGCAAGATCGCCATCGTGTTCCAGAACGACCGCCTCCTGCCCTGGCGCACCGCCATCCAGAACGTGGAACTGGGCCTGGAAATGCTGGACGTGCCCAAGTCCGAGCGGCGCGCCACCGCCCAGCAATGGCTCACCAAGCTGGGCCTTGCCGGCCATGAGAACGACTATCCCCACGCGCTGTCGGGGGGCATGCGCCAGCGCGTCTCCATCGCCCGCGCCTTCGCCACCAATGCCGGCATTCTCCTGTGCGACGAGCCCTTCTCCGCCCTCGACGAGATGACCGGCAACCGCCTGCGCCAGGAATTCGCGCGCCTCGTGCGGGAGAATGGCAAGACGGCGGTCTTCATCACCCATTCCATCAATGAGGCGCTGCAGATCGGCGACCGCATCGTGGTGCTCCGGCGCCCCGCCAAGATCGCCTACGACACCAAGCTTCCGCCCGACGCCGACACCGCCACCAAGGAAGCGGTGCGCGCCAAGATCCAGGCGGTGCTGGCCGAATAGCCCCACAAGAACCATCCGGAGGAACCTGCCATGGTGCGTCTGACCCGTCGATCCTTCCTGGCGGCCACGGCCGCGGCCGCGGTGGCCCGTCCGGCCCTGGTGCGGGCGGCCCAGCCGCTCAATGTCTCCCTGGTGCTGGGCAATGCCATCCACTGGGTGCAGTTCGTGGCGGTCGACAAGGGCATGTACAAGGAGGAGGGCTTCGCGCCCAGCCTCATGGCCATGCAGGGCTCCGCCTCCTCGGTGCAGATGGCGCTCTCGGGCGAATATCACCTCGCCACCTCCCAGCCGGAGACCTTCTTTGCGGCGGTGGAGCAGGGCGCCAGCGAGCTCGCCGCCCAGAGCGCGCCCATGAACAAGTGCGACTGGGTGCTGGTGGGCGCGCGGGGCGTCACCAGCCTCGACCAGATCAAGGGCCGGCAGATCGGCCTGTCGGGCCTGCGCAATTCGGAGAGCTGGCTCACCTCGCGCCTGCTGGCGCAGAAGGGGCTGCGGACGGGCGACTATTCCTTCGTCATCGCCGGCACCTCGCCCGCCAAGGTGGCGGCGCTGGAAAAGGGCGGCATTGGCGCCGCCGTGCTGTTCCAGCCGAGCGCGGAATTCGCCGTGAAGCAGGGCCTGACCCCGCTCGCGGCCTTCGAGGACCTGCGCGACTATCCCACCATCTTCTACATCTGCAAGAAGAGCTGGGCCGCTGCCGATGGAGCCGGCGCGCGCGCCGCCCGCGCCCAGGAAAAGGCCTATGCCTGGCTCTGGAACCCCGCCAACAAGGCCGAGGCGATCGGCATCCTGTCCGCCTATACGAAGCGCGACGCGGCGGTGCTGGAGCCCGTCTATGACGACTACTTCACCAAGGCGAAGATCTATTCCCGCTCCGGCCGGATCAACCTTGCGGGCGCGAAATCCGTGCTGGACGACATGGCCGAGGACGGCCAGGTCTTCAAGAGTGCCCCGCCGGTGGAGAAGTTCCTGCTCGATCCCAAGCTCGGGGGCCTGTCGGGCGCCTGACGGCGCCTGATCGAGCAGCGCCCGCCGCCCCCCATCCGTGTGCCACCTCCCCGCGCGCCCCGGTGCGCGGGCCCGGTCCTGTGCGTCCTTGCCGACGCGCCTCCAGGAGACGTCCATGCCCGCCCCCGATCGCCCCTATAACGACCTGCACGACCATCTCGACGCCCTCAGCGAGAAAGGGCTGCTCGTCACCGTCGACCGCCCCATCGACAAGGACAGCGAGATGCATCCGCTGGTGCGCTGGCAGTTCGTCGGCGGCATGGACGAGAAGGACCGCAAGGCCTTCCTCTTCACCAACATCGTCGACGGCAAGGGGCGCCGCTACGACATTCCGGTGGTGGTGGGCGCCATGGCGGCCAA
This genomic interval from Aquabacter sp. L1I39 contains the following:
- a CDS encoding xanthine dehydrogenase family protein molybdopterin-binding subunit, which gives rise to MTELKPPFRFVSTNRRVREDRRFVAGQGRYVADVLLEGTLHVALVGARYPAARITGIDASAALAMPGVHYVLTGEELAGAVDPLMNGLDTPHVQRFPLAVGQARYAGEWVAAVVAESRALAEDAAEKVRVSYEPLPFLTKAEEALDPASPPVHPAHGSNLLMDKQFVWGEVDRHFAESPRHLSFRVTWGRNSTVPIETFGVTASWDPWREMLDVWASIQMPKYSDQISRALRIPTNSVRVHQDVDVGGSYGVKRGIKHTVLVSYLSRRLNRPVRLIEDRLENMRSGDAHGPERIFDVDVAFTDEGIVRSMKMRALDNAGAYAGRAPFQLGKPIGAIVGPYKIESVAYRAQSVTTNKAVQEAVRGFGQSPTNYAIETAITKVARALGLDPVEVRRRNFIRKEEFPYLIPSGTHYDSGDYHTVVDKVLAHVDYEGLKAERDRLRGEGLLAGIGIAACLEPSGGNSSFEPLLNEKNTTSTWMESARINVDGVGFVTVTIHTTSSGQGHETLAATVVAEVLQIDPDRIRVVRPDTLASLPSNSPVGSRMAIMMGGACFHAAQKLKDKLVRIGAFRLGLAPEAATYDTGAVIDPASGRRLEWADLVNLGHRQFHLLPPDTEPGLEASHVMQVPTGTKLPQDGRVQMYPCHSFEFHVVLVAIDPDLGKPEIRRYVIGHDCGTVINPHIVKGMTLGGIAHGLGATLLEEFVYDDEGQMLTQSFMDYLLPSSHEMPQVEIVHHVTPSPFTVFGQKGSGESGYLGAPAAISGAVNDAVADLGLFFDTLPIRISAISDAVAAARIPAQEEHSA
- a CDS encoding amidohydrolase family protein, with the translated sequence MIIDAHAHLVPPTLVDAIKAQADRFPSVRITPEGGFAFAGGKPTRPVSKGLSDIEGRLKWMDDNRIDLQVVGGWLDIFGNDLPVEEGIAWARLYNEHLLDAAKANPRFVPLCLVPLQDGARAAEVLREAHAQGFKGTMIGTQPKGKGGVLDDASLTPFWEAAHELEMGVAIHPVFESGDDRVHDYGMANAVGRITDMLITFSRLIYAGHVTRYNKAKIIAGIGGAALPYVIGRLRRNYSLDKSLGDPDAALATLYYDTIVQDTRTLRYLADIVGADRIMMGSDMPFPIGDLEPKKIVAETSFSEGERASINGGLAQRLLGL
- a CDS encoding SRPBCC family protein: MKLDISGSEPIHTDVESLWTALNDPAVLTRCIPGCKAMTETAPDAYKVDMQLRVAAVGGSFEGEIALADKEPPRTCRITVSGAGSLGHGHGEARFEIVPQGDGTCLLTFQGNGEVGGLVAGVGQRILGSVSKHLIGRFFVALRKEFETGQALGAAE
- the pcaD gene encoding 3-oxoadipate enol-lactonase, whose amino-acid sequence is MNAAAKADIRAIAVEPGVRLAVRVEGSEGKPALVFSNSLAADMSTWDKVAARLAPHARIVRYDTRGHGRSDVPEGPCDIARLGQDVIALLDALRIEKAVLCGLSLGGLTGMWLGVHAPDRISGLVLANTAASFPPASMWQDRAKAARASGSVADLVEPTLSRWFTPSFRAAHPHEVAQVGAVIGATPAAGYAAACEVLAATDLSGDLSRIALPTCVVVGAHDPSTPPARGAELQAGIPGARLVSLDAAHLSCVEAADAFADTLIAFLSRLAA
- a CDS encoding ABC transporter substrate-binding protein, which translates into the protein MNTLTAFGLGAVLALTSVAPSSAQGLEKLSIVVFGAPSLGAFLPPVIKAHKLDEKNGLAITFDERTPDAYTAQFNSGEYKLGGSAALLTVGLADLRGVKVTYLFNLFDFWGAVVTSRADVKTLKDLEGKDLAAAKGTTNYVMFDWLARQQGVDTSKIAVVNTATPGLVGYALADRAAAVQVWEPAYTSLLAKKPTIRTLDLKIKESWKAFSGRTDIPYLGVAAHTDWAEKNKPLIPKLYAAYKEAAQWIAAHPDEAAKLISPKGTADDQKAISDLIKANDRLGLNVRWAGDSKTEINAVYEAGKSIGFLPGSPSPATIYEGAKP
- a CDS encoding ABC transporter permease, with amino-acid sequence MTDGTLAGTTRPSPGLAFLGRVVRTAAPFVLMGVLWQIASYFFPPYLFPSLVAVFWRCLDILVHWSQLVDVLATVSRILAGLAGAFVIGAALALMMARSKAVDGFLSPILTFFQGIPALSWVVFAIIWFHGVEFRIFFIMVLTTLPAFTFQVLGALRAMSKDLVEMVMSFRPSRVKIFKVMILPAILPEILTAWKVNLGNASRVVVVAELVGATGGVGYQLLQQQQIFDMAGALAWTLQLVFFVLIVQHILTLIETVAFRYRAISERSL
- a CDS encoding ABC transporter ATP-binding protein → MNAMDTRLAPGAEIRFDNVSKIFGRYGGNDLFKAVDDLNLDIRSGELVAILGKTGCGKSTMFNMIAGLLEPSAGKVEVSGHNPFTEFDWFRGKIAIVFQNDRLLPWRTAIQNVELGLEMLDVPKSERRATAQQWLTKLGLAGHENDYPHALSGGMRQRVSIARAFATNAGILLCDEPFSALDEMTGNRLRQEFARLVRENGKTAVFITHSINEALQIGDRIVVLRRPAKIAYDTKLPPDADTATKEAVRAKIQAVLAE
- a CDS encoding ABC transporter substrate-binding protein, whose protein sequence is MVRLTRRSFLAATAAAAVARPALVRAAQPLNVSLVLGNAIHWVQFVAVDKGMYKEEGFAPSLMAMQGSASSVQMALSGEYHLATSQPETFFAAVEQGASELAAQSAPMNKCDWVLVGARGVTSLDQIKGRQIGLSGLRNSESWLTSRLLAQKGLRTGDYSFVIAGTSPAKVAALEKGGIGAAVLFQPSAEFAVKQGLTPLAAFEDLRDYPTIFYICKKSWAAADGAGARAARAQEKAYAWLWNPANKAEAIGILSAYTKRDAAVLEPVYDDYFTKAKIYSRSGRINLAGAKSVLDDMAEDGQVFKSAPPVEKFLLDPKLGGLSGA